One Rosa chinensis cultivar Old Blush chromosome 5, RchiOBHm-V2, whole genome shotgun sequence genomic region harbors:
- the LOC112165779 gene encoding lysine-specific demethylase JMJ30, with protein sequence MANSDHHQHLPTPTLDSESSTLLHTLSEHGGYAYVSMATRAAAGDVRAAEAAREMAWEQLHSGPWHSVLPVWRDAYAMACLHVAKLHFAAAEFTDALRALDMGLLMGGPLFKSDLHAAVTKVSAKSRPAAARVSKQNGPNLDRRLVRHDLKATEMLGVLPPKSLSCKTVVKKSGLSLEGFLREHFLPGSPVILTDCMAHWPARAKWNDMDYLIRVAGDRTVPVEVGKNYLYPEWKQELITFSQFLERIRGNDSSSGAPTYLAQHSLFDQINELREDICIPDYCCAGGGELKSLNAWFGPAGTVTPLHHDPHHNVFAQVVGKKYIRLYCASLSEELYPHTETMLCNSSQVDLDNVDEKEFPEVQDLEFLDCILEEGDMLYIPPKWWHYVRSLTTSMSVSFWWSDYDSSATS encoded by the exons ATGGCCAACTCCGACCACCACCAGCACCTCCCCACCCCGACCCTCGACTCCGAGTCCTCCACGCTCCTCCACACCCTCTCCGAGCACGGCGGCTACGCCTACGTCAGCATGGCCACACGCGCCGCCGCCGGAGACGTCCGCGCCGCCGAGGCCGCTCGCGAGATGGCCTGGGAGCAGCTCCACTCCGGTCCCTGGCACTCCGTCCTCCCTGTCTGGCGCGACGCCTACGCAATGGCCTGCCTCCACGTCGCCAAGCTCCACTTCGCCGCCGCTGAGTTCACCGACGCCCTCCGGGCCCTCGACATGGGCCTCCTCATGGGCGGCCCGCTTTTCAAATCGGACCTCCACGCCGCCGTGACTAAAGTCTCCGCTAAATCCAGACCGGCCGCCGCTAGGGTTTCCAAACAAAACGGCCCCAATTTGGACCGCCGTCTGGTCCGTCACGACCTCAAAGCAACGGAG ATGCTTGGGGTTTTGCCTCCAAAATCACTATCTTGTAAAACGGTTGTGAAGAAGTCTGGTCTTTCTTTGGAAGGGTTTTTAAGAGAACATTTCTTACCGGGATCGCCGGTTATTTTGACTGATTGTATGGCTCATTGGCCGGCGAGGGCGAAGTGGAATGACATGGATTACCTGATAAGAGTGGCCGGTGACCGGACGGTGCCGGTTGAG GTTGGCAAAAATTACTTGTATCCGGAGTGGAAGCAGGAGCTTATTACGTTTTCGCAGTTTCTTGAGAGGATTCGGGGTAATGACTCTTCCTCTGGTGCCCCGACGTATCTTGCTCAGCACTCATTGTTTGATCAG ATAAACGAGCTGCGTGAGGACATATGTATTCCCGACTATTGTTGTGCTGGTGGTGGGGAACTAAAGTCTCTAAATGCTTGGTTTGGTCCGGCTGGGACTGTAACCCCATTACACCATGATCCGCACCATAATGTGTTCGCGCAG GTAGTTGGAAAAAAGTATATAAGGCTCTATTGTGCTTCATTGTCAGAGGAACTCTATCCACATACTGAAACCATGCTTTGCAACTCAAGTCAG GTTGATCTTGACAATGTAGATGAGAAAGAATTCCCGGAGGTGCAGGACTTAGAATTTCTTGACTGCATATTAGAGGAAGGTGACATGCTTTATATCCCACCAAAGTGGTGGCACTATGTGCGGTCTCTGACAACAAGTATGTCAGTTAGCTTTTGGTGGAGTGATTATGACAGTTCAGCTACGTCTTGA